The following are encoded together in the Streptomyces sp. NBC_01465 genome:
- the panC gene encoding pantoate--beta-alanine ligase, which yields MTVLVHTAAELRALPRTGGRRAVVMTMGALHEGHATLIRTARDLADQVVVSVFVNPLQFGAGEDLDRYPRTLDADLALAEQAGADAVFAPSADEVYPGGEPQVRITAGPMGERYEGASRPGHFDGMLTVVAKLLHLTAPDLALFGQKDAQQLALIRRMARDLNFPVEIVGVPTVREEDGLALSSRNRFLSAADRSTALALSRALFAARDRLAAQQALSARAEAVPATRTRAAALSALGEARAAADAHALAGAAEIPAPAAVRAAARQVLAESGLTPDYLALIDPSDFTEAPDDHTGEAILAVAARVGTTRLIDNIPLTFGGTP from the coding sequence ATGACCGTTCTCGTCCACACGGCGGCCGAGCTCCGGGCCCTGCCGCGCACCGGCGGCCGCCGCGCCGTCGTGATGACCATGGGCGCGCTCCACGAGGGGCACGCCACCCTGATCCGTACGGCACGCGACCTCGCGGACCAGGTGGTCGTCTCGGTCTTCGTCAACCCCCTCCAGTTCGGCGCGGGCGAGGACCTCGACCGCTACCCGCGCACCCTGGACGCCGACCTGGCCCTCGCCGAACAGGCGGGCGCGGACGCGGTGTTCGCCCCCTCGGCCGACGAGGTCTACCCGGGCGGCGAGCCCCAGGTCCGCATCACCGCGGGCCCCATGGGCGAGCGCTACGAAGGCGCCTCGCGCCCCGGCCACTTCGACGGCATGCTGACCGTCGTCGCCAAGCTCCTCCACCTCACCGCGCCCGACCTGGCCCTCTTCGGCCAGAAGGACGCCCAGCAGCTGGCCCTGATCCGCCGCATGGCCCGCGACCTGAACTTCCCCGTGGAGATCGTCGGCGTCCCCACGGTCCGCGAGGAGGACGGCCTCGCGCTCTCCTCCCGCAACCGTTTCCTCTCCGCCGCCGACCGCTCCACCGCGCTCGCCCTCTCCCGCGCGCTCTTCGCCGCCCGCGACCGCCTCGCGGCCCAACAGGCCCTGTCCGCACGGGCGGAGGCGGTCCCGGCCACCCGTACGAGAGCAGCCGCACTCTCCGCGCTGGGGGAGGCCCGCGCCGCCGCCGACGCGCACGCGCTCGCCGGTGCCGCGGAGATCCCGGCCCCCGCGGCCGTGCGCGCCGCCGCCCGCCAGGTCCTCGCCGAGTCCGGCCTCACCCCCGACTACCTGGCCCTGATCGACCCGTCCGACTTCACCGAGGCCCCCGACGACCACACCGGCGAGGCGATCCTCGCGGTGGCCGCCAGGGTCGGCACCACCCGCCTCATCGACAACATCCCGCTCACCTTCGGGGGCACCCCATGA
- a CDS encoding BlaI/MecI/CopY family transcriptional regulator: MPRQLGELEDAVMTRVWRWNRPVTVREVLEDLQQERSIAYTTVMTVMDNLHQKGWVRREVDGRAYRYTAVSTRAAYSAALMNEAWSTSDNPAAALVAFFGMMSQEQREALSDAVRVIQGDDQRDEQAHPLER, encoded by the coding sequence GTGCCCCGTCAATTGGGAGAGCTGGAAGACGCCGTCATGACCCGCGTCTGGCGGTGGAACCGCCCGGTCACCGTCCGGGAAGTCCTGGAAGACCTTCAACAGGAACGGTCCATCGCCTACACCACCGTCATGACCGTAATGGACAATCTCCATCAGAAGGGCTGGGTGCGCAGGGAAGTAGACGGCAGGGCTTATCGGTATACGGCGGTCTCCACCCGCGCCGCCTACTCGGCCGCACTGATGAACGAGGCCTGGTCCACGAGTGACAACCCGGCCGCCGCTCTTGTCGCCTTCTTCGGCATGATGTCGCAGGAGCAGCGCGAGGCCCTGAGCGACGCCGTTCGCGTCATCCAGGGCGACGACCAACGCGACGAGCAGGCGCATCCGCTGGAGCGATAG
- a CDS encoding histone-like nucleoid-structuring protein Lsr2: protein MAQKVQVLLVDDLDGVEADETVTFALDGKTYEIDLTTANADKLRGLLEEYTKAGRRTGGRGVGRGKARIAVGGNKDTAEIRAWAKAQGHEVNDRGRVPANIRELYEQANG, encoded by the coding sequence GTGGCACAGAAGGTTCAGGTCCTTCTTGTCGACGACCTCGACGGCGTCGAGGCGGACGAGACGGTGACGTTCGCGCTGGACGGCAAGACCTACGAGATCGACCTCACCACCGCCAACGCGGACAAGCTCCGTGGCCTGCTCGAGGAGTACACCAAGGCCGGCCGGCGTACCGGTGGCCGTGGCGTGGGCCGCGGCAAGGCGCGTATCGCTGTCGGCGGCAACAAGGACACCGCCGAGATCCGCGCATGGGCCAAGGCCCAGGGTCACGAAGTGAATGACCGCGGTCGTGTGCCCGCGAACATTCGCGAGCTCTACGAGCAGGCCAACGGCTGA
- a CDS encoding SCO3374 family protein has product MVFPLPQPRSPLDEEGCAHWYETSLGWATADGDPVQLLTGLRFDVLELPADAGYAVLRRLPLTGPVALLGQRMRFLVGAGSADELPGLLDWLEWGSVPLDLTAIGTGGHIAAPVPPSWPGSRGAATWLRPPEPGHEVEPTLPAFRGFGERGGAPDLVRLVDTAATECHRARLLRCTENQPLACS; this is encoded by the coding sequence ATGGTCTTCCCCCTCCCTCAGCCGCGTTCGCCGCTCGACGAGGAGGGCTGCGCCCACTGGTACGAGACCTCGCTCGGCTGGGCCACCGCGGACGGGGACCCGGTGCAGCTGCTGACCGGGCTGCGGTTCGACGTACTGGAGCTGCCGGCCGATGCGGGGTACGCGGTGCTGCGGCGGCTGCCCCTGACCGGTCCGGTGGCCCTTCTGGGGCAGCGGATGCGGTTCCTCGTGGGGGCCGGGAGCGCCGATGAACTGCCGGGGCTGCTCGACTGGCTGGAGTGGGGGTCGGTCCCGCTGGACCTGACCGCGATCGGTACGGGCGGGCATATCGCCGCCCCCGTACCGCCGTCGTGGCCGGGCTCGCGGGGGGCCGCCACATGGCTGCGGCCCCCCGAGCCGGGGCACGAGGTGGAGCCGACACTGCCCGCATTTCGCGGGTTCGGGGAGCGTGGGGGCGCCCCCGACCTGGTACGGCTCGTGGACACGGCGGCGACAGAATGCCACCGGGCCCGATTGTTGCGTTGTACCGAGAATCAGCCGTTGGCCTGCTCGTAG
- a CDS encoding Rossmann-like and DUF2520 domain-containing protein, whose protein sequence is MNTTPESRPARLTVGVVGAGRVGPALAASLQLAGHRPVAVSGVSEASVRRAAALLPDVPLVTPAQVMQAADLVLLTVPDDTLPGLVEGLAETGAIRPGQLLVHTSGRYGTKVLDPALRVGALPLALHPAMTFTGTSVDVQRLAGCSFGVTAPEELRLAAEALVIEMGGEPEWISEESRPLYHAALALGANHLVTLVAQSMELLRTAGVEAPDRMLGPLLGAALDNALRSGDAALTGPVARGDAGTVAAHVAELRKHAPGAVAGYLAMARTTADRALAHGLLKPELAEDLLGVLAEGDPR, encoded by the coding sequence GTGAACACAACCCCAGAGTCCCGCCCCGCCCGCCTCACCGTGGGCGTCGTCGGAGCAGGCAGAGTGGGACCCGCCCTCGCCGCGTCCCTGCAGCTCGCAGGGCACCGCCCGGTGGCGGTCTCGGGCGTCTCGGAGGCGTCCGTACGGAGAGCGGCCGCCCTGCTCCCCGACGTCCCCCTCGTCACCCCCGCCCAGGTCATGCAGGCCGCCGACCTGGTCCTGCTCACCGTCCCCGACGACACCCTGCCCGGGCTCGTCGAAGGCCTGGCCGAGACGGGCGCGATCCGTCCAGGACAGCTCCTCGTGCACACGTCCGGGCGGTACGGAACGAAGGTCCTGGACCCCGCCCTGCGCGTCGGCGCCCTGCCCCTGGCACTGCACCCCGCGATGACCTTCACCGGCACCTCGGTGGACGTCCAGCGCCTCGCGGGCTGCTCCTTCGGGGTGACCGCCCCCGAGGAGCTGCGCCTCGCCGCCGAGGCCCTGGTCATCGAGATGGGCGGCGAGCCCGAGTGGATCTCCGAGGAGTCCCGCCCGCTCTACCACGCGGCCCTCGCCCTGGGCGCGAACCACCTGGTCACCCTGGTCGCCCAGTCCATGGAGCTGCTGCGCACCGCGGGCGTCGAGGCCCCCGACCGGATGCTCGGCCCGCTCCTGGGCGCCGCCCTGGACAACGCCCTGCGCTCGGGCGACGCGGCCCTCACGGGCCCGGTCGCACGCGGCGACGCCGGTACGGTCGCCGCCCATGTCGCGGAGCTGCGCAAGCACGCCCCCGGAGCCGTCGCCGGCTACCTCGCCATGGCCCGTACGACAGCGGACCGTGCCCTCGCCCACGGACTGCTCAAGCCGGAGCTGGCGGAGGACCTCCTCGGCGTACTGGCGGAAGGAGACCCGCGATGA
- the nadC gene encoding carboxylating nicotinate-nucleotide diphosphorylase codes for MSTPDLPLVQNDNCGDDCGCGEAGDLECGLDPALAQLLEDAGLDPVEVEDIAHMALGEDLAGGEDVTTVATVPEEAVTTGHFTAREAGTVSGIHIAEAIVSIVCTDTFEVERHVEDGDRVEAGDKILSITTRTRDLLTAERSALNLLCRLSGIATATSAWADALEGTKSNVRDTRKTTPGLRSLEKYAVRCGGGVNHRMSLSDAALVKDNHVVAAGGVAQAFKLVRESFPDLAIEVEVDTLAQVTEVLDAGADLILLDNFTPAETAEAVALVDGRAMLESSGRLTLDTARAYAETGVDYLAVGALTHSSPILDIGLDL; via the coding sequence GTGAGCACCCCCGACCTTCCCCTCGTTCAGAACGACAACTGCGGCGACGACTGCGGCTGCGGCGAGGCGGGCGACCTCGAATGCGGCCTCGACCCCGCCCTCGCCCAGCTCCTCGAGGACGCGGGCCTCGACCCGGTCGAGGTCGAGGACATCGCGCACATGGCACTCGGCGAGGACCTGGCTGGGGGCGAGGACGTCACCACGGTCGCCACGGTCCCCGAAGAGGCAGTGACCACGGGCCACTTCACGGCCCGCGAGGCGGGCACCGTGTCCGGCATCCACATCGCCGAGGCGATCGTCTCCATCGTCTGCACGGACACCTTCGAGGTGGAGCGCCACGTCGAGGACGGCGACCGCGTCGAGGCGGGCGACAAGATCCTCTCGATCACCACCCGCACCCGCGACCTGCTCACCGCGGAGCGCAGCGCCCTCAACCTCCTCTGCCGCCTCTCGGGCATCGCGACGGCCACCAGCGCCTGGGCCGACGCACTCGAAGGCACGAAGTCGAACGTCCGCGACACCCGCAAGACGACTCCGGGCCTGCGCTCCCTGGAGAAGTACGCGGTCCGCTGCGGCGGCGGCGTCAACCACCGCATGTCCCTCTCGGACGCGGCCCTGGTCAAGGACAACCACGTGGTGGCGGCGGGCGGCGTGGCCCAGGCCTTCAAGCTCGTACGCGAAAGCTTCCCCGACCTCGCGATCGAGGTGGAGGTCGACACCCTCGCCCAGGTCACCGAAGTCCTGGACGCCGGCGCGGACTTGATCCTCCTGGACAACTTCACCCCGGCGGAGACGGCCGAGGCGGTAGCCCTGGTCGACGGCCGGGCCATGCTCGAATCCTCCGGCCGCCTGACCCTCGACACGGCCCGCGCGTACGCCGAGACCGGCGTCGACTACCTCGCGGTCGGAGCCCTCACGCACTCCTCGCCCATCCTCGACATCGGCCTGGACCTCTGA
- a CDS encoding amino-acid N-acetyltransferase yields MSGTPAKTITVRRARTSDVPAVRRLLDAYVRDRILLDKATVTLYESIQEFWVAERDADAKVVGCGALHVMWEDLAEVRTLAVDGEFRGAGVGHQVLDKLLQTARWLGVRRVFCLTFEVGFFAKHGFTEIGETPVDGDVYAELLRSYDEGVAEFLGLERVKPNTLGNSRMLLHL; encoded by the coding sequence ATGTCAGGTACGCCAGCAAAAACCATCACAGTACGCAGGGCCAGGACGAGCGATGTGCCCGCGGTTCGCCGTCTCCTCGACGCGTACGTGCGCGACCGGATCCTCCTCGACAAAGCAACGGTGACGCTTTACGAGTCCATCCAGGAGTTCTGGGTAGCTGAACGCGACGCCGATGCCAAGGTCGTCGGTTGCGGAGCACTTCATGTGATGTGGGAAGACCTGGCCGAAGTGCGCACTCTCGCGGTGGACGGCGAGTTCCGGGGGGCCGGAGTCGGGCACCAGGTGCTGGACAAGTTGTTGCAGACCGCCCGCTGGCTCGGGGTGCGGCGGGTATTCTGCCTGACCTTCGAAGTCGGTTTCTTCGCGAAGCACGGCTTCACGGAGATCGGTGAGACTCCGGTCGACGGAGATGTCTACGCCGAGCTCCTGCGTTCCTATGACGAGGGAGTCGCGGAGTTCCTCGGTCTCGAACGAGTGAAGCCGAACACCTTGGGCAACAGCCGGATGCTTCTGCACCTGTGA
- a CDS encoding type III pantothenate kinase yields the protein MLLTIDVGNTHTVLGLFDGEDIVEHWRISTDARRTADELAVLLQGLMGMHPLLGDELGDGIEGIAICSTVPSVLHELREVTRRYYGDVPAVLVEPGIKTGVPILMDNPKEVGADRIINAVAAVDLYGGPAIVVDFGTATTFDAVSARGEYAGGVIAPGIEISVEALGVKGAQLRKIELARPRSVIGKNTVEAMQSGIVYGFAGQVDGVVARMARELVGPDGDPEDVTVIATGGLAPIILGEASVIDEHEPWLTLIGLRLVYERNVSRM from the coding sequence ATGCTGCTCACGATCGACGTCGGCAACACGCACACCGTCCTCGGCCTCTTCGACGGCGAGGACATCGTCGAGCACTGGCGCATCTCCACCGACGCCCGCCGCACGGCGGACGAACTGGCGGTCCTGCTCCAGGGCCTGATGGGCATGCACCCGCTCCTCGGCGACGAGCTGGGCGACGGCATCGAGGGCATCGCGATCTGCTCGACGGTCCCCTCGGTCCTCCACGAGCTCCGCGAGGTCACCCGCCGCTACTACGGCGACGTCCCCGCGGTCCTGGTCGAGCCCGGCATCAAGACCGGCGTCCCGATCCTCATGGACAACCCCAAGGAGGTCGGAGCGGACCGCATCATCAACGCGGTCGCGGCGGTCGACCTCTACGGCGGCCCGGCGATCGTCGTCGACTTCGGTACGGCGACGACCTTCGACGCGGTCTCGGCACGCGGCGAGTACGCGGGCGGGGTCATCGCCCCCGGCATCGAGATCTCCGTCGAGGCACTCGGCGTGAAGGGCGCCCAGCTCCGCAAGATCGAGCTGGCCCGCCCGCGCAGCGTCATCGGCAAGAACACGGTCGAGGCGATGCAGTCCGGCATCGTGTACGGATTCGCCGGCCAGGTGGACGGCGTCGTGGCGCGCATGGCCCGCGAACTGGTCGGCCCCGACGGCGACCCCGAGGACGTCACGGTGATCGCGACGGGCGGCCTGGCCCCGATCATCCTGGGCGAGGCCTCGGTCATCGACGAACACGAACCGTGGCTGACGCTGATCGGCCTGCGCCTGGTCTACGAGCGCAACGTCTCCCGCATGTGA
- a CDS encoding ATP-dependent Clp protease ATP-binding subunit yields MFERFTDRARRVVVLAQEEARMLNHNYIGTEHILLGLIHEGEGVAAKALESLGISLEAVRQQVEEIIGQGQQAPSGHIPFTPRAKKVLELSLREALQLGHNYIGTEHILLGLIREGEGVAAQVLVKLGADLNRVRQQVIQLLSGYQGKETAAAGGPAEGTPSTSLVLDQFGRNLTQAARESKLDPVIGREKEIERVMQVLSRRTKNNPVLIGEPGVGKTAVVEGLAQAIVKGEVPETLKDKHLYTLDLGALVAGSRYRGDFEERLKKVLKEIRTRGDIILFIDELHTLVGAGAAEGAIDAASILKPMLARGELQTIGATTLDEYRKHLEKDAALERRFQPIQVAEPSLPHTIEILKGLRDRYEAHHRVSITDEALVQAATLADRYISDRFLPDKAIDLIDEAGSRMRIRRMTAPPDLREFDEKIANVRRDKESAIDSQDFEKAASLRDKEKQLLAAKTKREKEWKAGDMDVVAEVDGELIAEVLATATGIPVFKLTEEESSRLLRMEDELHKRVIGQKDAVKALSKAIRRTRAGLKDPKRPGGSFIFAGPSGVGKTELSKALAEFLFGDEDALISLDMSEFSEKHTVSRLFGSPPGYVGYEEGGQLTEKVRRKPFSVVLFDEVEKAHPDIFNSLLQILEDGRLTDSQGRVVDFKNTVIIMTTNLGTRDISKGFNLGFAAQGDTKSNYERMKNKVSDELKQHFRPEFLNRVDDVVVFPQLTQDDILEIVDLMIGRVDERLRDRDMGIELSSSAKELLSKKGYDPVLGARPLRRTIQREIEDTLSEKILFGELRPGHIVVVDTEGEGETKAFTFRGEEKSALPDVPPIEQAAGGAGPNMTKDAS; encoded by the coding sequence ATGTTCGAGAGGTTCACCGACCGCGCGCGGCGGGTTGTCGTCCTGGCTCAGGAAGAAGCCCGGATGCTCAACCACAACTACATCGGCACCGAGCACATCCTCCTGGGCCTGATCCACGAGGGTGAGGGTGTCGCCGCTAAGGCCCTGGAGAGCCTCGGGATTTCGCTCGAGGCGGTCCGCCAGCAGGTGGAGGAGATCATCGGCCAGGGTCAGCAGGCCCCGTCCGGTCACATCCCCTTCACCCCTCGTGCCAAGAAGGTCCTGGAGCTCTCGCTCCGGGAGGCTCTTCAGCTCGGCCACAACTACATCGGTACGGAGCACATCCTGCTCGGCCTGATTCGCGAGGGCGAGGGCGTAGCCGCCCAGGTCCTCGTGAAGCTGGGCGCCGATCTGAACCGGGTCAGGCAGCAGGTCATCCAGCTGCTCTCCGGCTACCAGGGCAAGGAGACCGCCGCAGCAGGCGGTCCCGCCGAGGGCACGCCCTCGACCTCGCTCGTCCTGGACCAGTTCGGCCGCAACCTCACCCAGGCTGCCCGCGAATCCAAGCTCGACCCGGTCATCGGGCGCGAGAAGGAGATCGAGCGGGTCATGCAGGTGCTGTCGCGCCGTACCAAGAACAACCCGGTCCTCATCGGCGAGCCCGGCGTCGGCAAGACGGCGGTCGTCGAGGGCCTGGCGCAGGCCATCGTCAAGGGCGAGGTGCCCGAGACCCTCAAGGACAAGCACCTCTACACGCTGGACCTCGGCGCGCTCGTCGCAGGCTCCCGCTACCGCGGTGACTTCGAGGAGCGCCTGAAGAAGGTCCTCAAGGAGATCCGCACCCGCGGCGACATCATCCTGTTCATCGACGAGCTCCACACCCTGGTGGGTGCGGGTGCCGCCGAGGGCGCGATCGATGCGGCTTCGATCCTGAAGCCGATGCTCGCCCGTGGTGAGCTCCAGACCATCGGCGCCACGACGCTCGACGAGTACCGCAAGCACCTCGAGAAGGACGCGGCTCTTGAGCGCCGCTTCCAGCCGATCCAGGTGGCGGAGCCTTCCCTCCCGCACACCATCGAGATCCTCAAGGGCCTGCGCGACCGGTACGAGGCCCACCACCGCGTCTCCATCACGGACGAGGCACTCGTCCAGGCGGCGACGCTCGCGGACCGGTACATCTCGGACCGCTTCCTCCCGGACAAGGCGATCGACCTGATCGACGAGGCCGGCTCCAGGATGCGCATCCGCCGGATGACCGCGCCGCCGGACCTCCGCGAGTTCGACGAGAAGATCGCGAACGTCCGCCGCGACAAGGAGTCGGCCATCGACTCCCAGGACTTCGAGAAGGCAGCTTCCCTCCGCGACAAGGAGAAGCAGCTGCTGGCCGCGAAGACCAAGCGGGAGAAGGAGTGGAAGGCCGGCGACATGGACGTCGTGGCCGAGGTCGACGGCGAGCTCATCGCCGAGGTCCTCGCGACGGCGACCGGCATTCCGGTCTTCAAGCTGACCGAGGAGGAGTCCTCGCGTCTGCTCCGTATGGAAGACGAGCTGCACAAGCGCGTCATCGGCCAGAAGGACGCCGTCAAGGCGCTCTCCAAGGCCATCCGCCGTACGCGGGCCGGTCTGAAGGACCCGAAGCGCCCCGGTGGCTCGTTCATCTTCGCCGGTCCGTCCGGTGTCGGTAAGACCGAGCTCTCCAAGGCGCTCGCCGAATTCCTCTTCGGCGACGAGGACGCACTGATCTCCCTCGACATGTCGGAGTTCAGCGAGAAGCACACGGTCTCGCGTCTCTTCGGTTCTCCCCCCGGTTACGTGGGTTACGAAGAGGGCGGCCAGCTCACCGAGAAGGTGCGCCGGAAGCCGTTCTCGGTCGTGCTCTTCGACGAGGTCGAAAAGGCCCACCCCGACATCTTCAATTCCCTGCTCCAGATTCTGGAGGACGGTCGCCTGACCGACTCGCAGGGCCGGGTCGTGGACTTCAAGAACACGGTCATCATCATGACGACCAACCTCGGGACCAGGGACATCTCCAAGGGCTTCAACCTGGGCTTCGCGGCCCAGGGCGACACGAAGTCCAACTACGAGCGGATGAAGAACAAGGTCTCGGACGAGCTCAAGCAGCACTTCCGTCCCGAGTTCCTCAACCGTGTGGACGACGTCGTCGTCTTCCCGCAGCTGACGCAGGACGACATCCTCGAGATCGTCGACCTGATGATCGGCCGCGTGGACGAGCGCCTGCGGGACCGGGACATGGGCATCGAGCTCAGCTCGTCCGCGAAGGAGCTGCTGTCCAAGAAGGGTTACGACCCGGTGCTGGGCGCGCGTCCGCTGCGACGCACGATCCAGCGCGAGATCGAGGACACGCTGTCGGAGAAGATCCTCTTCGGCGAGCTGCGCCCCGGTCACATCGTGGTCGTGGACACGGAGGGCGAGGGCGAGACGAAGGCCTTCACCTTCCGCGGCGAGGAGAAGTCGGCACTGCCCGACGTCCCGCCGATCGAGCAGGCGGCAGGCGGCGCCGGCCCGAACATGACGAAGGACGCGTCGTAG
- a CDS encoding L-aspartate oxidase: MNASATGTGTTTGIRLHAPAPGWSIDADVVIVGSGVAGLTAALRCTAAGLRTVVVTKANLDDGSTRWAQGGVAAALGEGDTPEQHLDDTLVAGAGLCDANAVRALVTEGPDAVRRLIATGAHFDTSPEGDLQLTREGGHHRRRIAHAGGDATGAEISRALVDAVRSAALRTIENALVLDLLTDAEGRTAGVTLHVMGEGQHDGVGAVRAPAVVLATGGMGQVFSATTNPSVATGDGVALALRAGAEVSDLEFVQFHPTVLFLGSGAEGQQPLVSEAVRGEGAHLVDATGTRFMVGQHELAELAPRDIVAKAITRQMQLHGTDHMYLDARHFGAEMWETRFPTVLAACRSHGIDPVTEPIPISPAAHHASGGVRTDLRGRTTVPGLYACGEVACTGVHGANRLASNSLLEGLVFAERIAEDITATAYERSEPVLPESTTLPLLAPESRLAIQRIMTRGAGVIRSEASLAEAAAGLDAIRSDADDETPDDRKPAVPGVEAWEATNLLCVARVLVAAAQRREETRGCHWREDHPDREDAPWQRHLVVRLQPDRSLAVHTTDTAEFPPTLPPVPQEQ, encoded by the coding sequence ATGAACGCGTCCGCAACAGGAACCGGAACCACGACCGGCATACGCCTGCACGCACCGGCCCCCGGCTGGTCGATCGACGCCGACGTCGTGATTGTCGGCTCCGGTGTGGCAGGCCTCACCGCCGCCCTGCGCTGCACGGCAGCCGGTCTGCGCACCGTCGTCGTCACCAAGGCCAACCTGGACGACGGCTCCACCCGCTGGGCCCAGGGCGGCGTCGCGGCCGCGCTCGGCGAGGGCGACACCCCCGAGCAGCACCTGGACGACACGCTGGTCGCGGGGGCCGGACTCTGCGACGCGAACGCGGTCCGCGCCCTGGTCACCGAAGGCCCCGACGCCGTACGACGGCTGATCGCCACCGGCGCCCACTTCGACACCTCCCCCGAGGGCGACCTCCAGCTCACCCGCGAAGGCGGCCACCACCGCCGCCGCATCGCCCACGCGGGCGGCGACGCCACGGGCGCGGAGATCTCCCGCGCACTGGTCGATGCGGTCCGGTCGGCGGCTCTCCGTACGATCGAGAACGCTCTGGTCCTGGACCTGTTGACGGACGCCGAGGGCCGTACGGCAGGCGTCACCCTGCACGTCATGGGCGAGGGCCAGCACGACGGAGTCGGCGCGGTCCGCGCGCCCGCCGTCGTCCTCGCGACCGGAGGCATGGGCCAGGTCTTCTCCGCGACGACCAACCCCTCGGTCGCCACGGGCGACGGTGTGGCACTCGCCCTGCGCGCCGGAGCGGAGGTCTCCGACCTCGAATTCGTCCAGTTCCACCCCACGGTCCTCTTCCTGGGGTCCGGCGCCGAGGGCCAGCAGCCCCTGGTCTCCGAGGCGGTACGGGGCGAGGGCGCCCACCTCGTCGACGCGACGGGCACCCGCTTCATGGTCGGCCAGCACGAGCTGGCGGAACTGGCCCCCCGCGACATCGTCGCCAAGGCCATCACCCGCCAGATGCAGCTCCACGGCACCGACCACATGTACCTGGACGCCCGGCACTTCGGCGCCGAGATGTGGGAGACCCGCTTCCCCACGGTCCTCGCCGCCTGCCGCAGCCACGGCATCGACCCGGTCACGGAGCCGATCCCCATCTCCCCGGCCGCCCACCACGCATCGGGCGGCGTACGCACCGATCTGCGAGGCCGCACCACGGTCCCCGGCCTCTACGCGTGCGGCGAGGTCGCGTGCACCGGCGTCCACGGCGCCAACCGCCTCGCCTCCAACTCCCTCCTGGAGGGCCTGGTCTTCGCGGAACGCATCGCGGAGGACATCACGGCGACGGCGTACGAACGCTCGGAACCGGTGCTCCCCGAGTCGACGACCCTCCCCCTCCTCGCCCCCGAGTCCCGCCTCGCGATCCAGCGGATCATGACGAGGGGCGCCGGAGTGATCCGCTCCGAGGCCAGCCTCGCCGAAGCGGCGGCCGGCCTCGACGCGATCAGGTCGGACGCCGACGACGAGACCCCCGACGACCGCAAGCCCGCCGTCCCCGGCGTCGAGGCCTGGGAGGCGACGAACCTCCTGTGCGTGGCCCGCGTCCTGGTCGCCGCCGCCCAGCGCCGCGAGGAGACGCGCGGCTGCCACTGGCGCGAGGACCACCCGGACCGCGAAGACGCGCCCTGGCAGCGCCACTTGGTCGTACGCCTGCAGCCGGACCGCTCCCTCGCGGTCCACACCACAGACACCGCAGAATTCCCCCCGACCCTTCCTCCCGTCCCCCAGGAGCAGTGA